A genomic window from Thiomonas arsenitoxydans includes:
- a CDS encoding spherulation-specific family 4 protein, with protein sequence MLKNLRHAGLWIGLTALLLAGCGGGGGTSASTDSATTGATPVALKRTTPMGVLVPLYGYPLVSSGSGATYTTAENPAWTEVAANAAAVPTVAIINPQNGPVACTTPPSATLSAFTQGIGQLHAAGVKVLGYVHTSYGSRALSLVQQDVQTYAQCYGVDGVFFDEVSNKGSLASYYAAAAATMRQDILPGSGQAALVAINPGTYPDLSIAQTADITVMHESADLNLPAAPASLASYPSAKFAYLALGISNLTQTQAATLSSLYQQGVGYVYLTDQGNGNDPWAKLSTSYPAQIQIIQALNQSKN encoded by the coding sequence ATGCTTAAAAATTTGCGCCACGCAGGCCTTTGGATCGGCCTGACGGCTTTGTTGTTGGCAGGCTGCGGCGGCGGGGGCGGCACCAGCGCCTCTACCGACAGTGCGACCACGGGCGCCACACCTGTTGCCTTGAAGCGCACCACGCCGATGGGTGTGCTCGTGCCGCTCTACGGCTATCCGCTGGTGTCCAGCGGCAGCGGCGCGACTTACACGACGGCCGAGAATCCCGCCTGGACGGAGGTGGCCGCTAATGCGGCCGCGGTGCCCACGGTCGCCATCATCAACCCGCAAAACGGGCCGGTCGCATGCACCACTCCGCCCTCGGCCACGCTCAGCGCTTTCACGCAGGGCATCGGTCAGCTTCACGCCGCCGGGGTGAAAGTACTGGGCTACGTTCACACCAGTTACGGCTCACGCGCGCTCTCGCTGGTGCAGCAGGATGTGCAGACCTACGCCCAGTGTTATGGCGTGGACGGCGTCTTTTTTGACGAGGTTTCCAATAAGGGCAGCCTGGCGAGTTATTACGCGGCAGCCGCTGCCACGATGCGTCAGGACATTCTGCCGGGCAGTGGTCAGGCCGCGCTGGTCGCCATCAATCCCGGCACCTATCCCGACCTGTCCATCGCCCAAACGGCCGACATCACGGTGATGCACGAAAGCGCAGACCTGAATCTACCCGCCGCGCCGGCGAGCCTCGCTTCTTACCCGTCGGCGAAATTCGCCTATCTGGCGCTGGGTATCAGCAATCTGACGCAGACTCAGGCGGCTACGCTTTCCAGTCTGTACCAGCAGGGCGTCGGTTATGTTTATCTGACCGATCAGGGCAACGGCAACGATCCGTGGGCCAAGCTGAGCACCAGTTATCCGGCGCAGATCCAGATCATTCAGGCGTTGAACCAAAGCAAGAACTGA